From one Mobula birostris isolate sMobBir1 chromosome 20, sMobBir1.hap1, whole genome shotgun sequence genomic stretch:
- the LOC140185496 gene encoding LOW QUALITY PROTEIN: uncharacterized protein (The sequence of the model RefSeq protein was modified relative to this genomic sequence to represent the inferred CDS: substituted 1 base at 1 genomic stop codon) produces MPFTCSDCGKGFTHSSTLHRHQRVHTGKRPFTCSDCGKGFIQSNDLLQHQLVHTGERPFTCSDCGKGFNQRSQLQTHQRLHTGERPFICSDCGKGFIRFSALQSHRRVHTKERLFTCSDCGKGFTHSSNRQRHQRVHTGEKPFTCSECGKGFARSSELKVHQRVHTGEKPFSCSECGKGFIHSSQLLKHQQIHTGVKPFICSECGKGFTDSAHLKEHQFVHTAERPFTCSDCGKGFIWHSHLLTHQLDHTGEKPFTCSECGKGFTWQCQLKEHQQVHTGEKPFTCSECRKVFSRSSQLKIHQRVHTGERPFTCSECGKGFTQSSQLNEHQRVHTDKMPFTCTDCGKGFTHSSTLQRHQRVHTGERPFTCSDCGKGFTQSSHLLTHQLVHTWDRPFTCSECGKGFTRSNHLLAHQLVHTGEWPFSCSECGKGFTQSSTLVKHFRLHTGERPFTCSDCGKGFTHSAQLKEHQLVHTEERPFTCSDCGRGFTRPSHLLRHQLVHTGQRPFTCSECGKRFTRLSQLKEHQFVHTGDRPFICSECGKGFARSFQLKVHQRVHTGEKPFCCSECGKRFTQSSTLVKHYRIHTGEKPFTCSDCGKGFTQSVQLKKHQFVHTGEKPFICSVCGKGFTRSSDLKVHQLVHTGEKPFTCSDCGKQFARSSDLKVHQRPHTGEKLFTCSECGKRFTRSSHLLTHQLVHTGEKPFTCSVCGKEFIRSSDFKVHQRVHTGEKPFTCSECGKGFTRSSQLKEHQRIHTGKKPFNCSDCGKEFSWSSQLNEHQRVHTGERPFTCSECGKAFTSSTQLLTHQFIHTGERPFTCSDCGKTFTQSSQLKKHQRVHSGXKLFTFLRLSEEIHSDISPNDTPDCFQE; encoded by the exons atgccgttcacctgctcagactgtgggaagggattcactcattcgTCCACACTACAtaggcaccagcgagttcacactgggaagaggccattcacctgctcagactgtgggaagggattcattcagtcaaacGACCTGCTACAACatcagttagttcacactggagagagaccattcacctgctcagactgtgggaagggattcaatcagcGTTCTCAACTCCAGAcacatcagcgacttcacactggggagaggccattcatctgctcagactgtgggaagggattcattcgctTTTCTGCACTACAGAGTCATCGGCGAGTTCACACTAAGGAGAggctattcacctgctcagactgtgggaagggattcactcactcgtCCAATcgacagagacaccagcgagttcacactggggaaaagccgttcacttgctctgaatgtgggaagggatttgctcggtcatctgaactgaaggtacatcagcgagttcacactggggagaagccattcagctgctctgaatgtgggaaaggattcattcattCATCTCAGCTCTTGAAACACCAGCAAATTCACACTGGTGtgaaaccattcatctgctctgaatgtgggaagggattcaccgatTCAGCTCATCTGAAAGAAcatcagtttgttcacactgcggagagaccgttcacctgctcagactgtgggaaaggattcatttggCATTCTcatctactgacacaccagttagatcacactggggagaaaccattcacatgctctgaatgtgggaagggattcacttggcaatgtcaactgaaggaacatcagcaagtccacactggggagaagccattcacttgctctgaatgtaGAAAGGTATTttctcggtcatctcaactgaagatacatcagcgagttcacactggggagaggccgttca catg ctctgaatgtgggaaaggattcactcagtcatctcaactgaacgaacaccagcgggttcacactgataagatgccgttcacctgcacagactgcgggaagggattcactcactcatccacacTTCAgaggcaccagcgagttcacactggggagaggccattcacttgctcagactgtgggaaaggattcactcagtcatctcacctactgacacaccagttagtTCACACCTGGGACAGACCATTCACGTGTTCtgaatgtggaaagggattcactcggtcaaaTCACCTACTGGCTCACCAGTTAGTTCACACGGGGGAGTGGCCATTCAgctgttctgaatgtgggaagggattcactcagtcatccacccttgTGAAGCACTTCAGActtcacactggtgagaggccgttcacctgctcagactgtgggaagggattcactcattcaGCTCAACTAAAGGAACATCAGTTAGTTCACACTgaagagaggccattcacttgctcagactgtgggagggggttCACTCGAccatctcacctactgagacaccagttagttcacactgggcagaggcctttcacatgctctgaatgtgggaagagattcactcggttatctcagctgaaggaacatcagtttgttcacactggggataggccgttcatctgctctgaatgtgggaaaggatttgctcggtcatttcaactgaaggtacatcagcgagttcacaccggagagaaaCCATTctgctgctctgaatgtgggaagagattcactcagtcatccacacTTGTGAAGCACTatcgaattcacactggggagaagccattcacctgctcagactgtgggaagggattcactcagtcagttCAACTAAAGAAAcatcagtttgttcacactggggagaaaccattcatctgctcagtttgtgggaagggattcacacggtCGTCTGACTTAAAAGTACATCAACtcgttcacactggagagaaaccattcacctgctcagattgtggaaaACAATTTGCACGGTCATCGGACTTGAAAGTGCATCAACGACCTCATACCGGGGAGAAGCTATTCACCTGctccgaatgtgggaagagattcactcgatcttctcacctactgacacaccaattagttcacactggggagaaaccattcacctgctcagtctgtgggaaggaattcattcGGTCATCTGACTTCAaagtgcatcagcgagttcacactggggagaagccgttcacctgctctgaatgtgggaaaggattcactcggtcttcgcaattgaaggaacatcagcgaattcacactgggaagaaacctttcaactgctcagactgtgggaaggaattcagttggtcatctcaactgaatgaacatcaacgagttcacactggggagaggcctttcacctgctctgaatgtgggaaggcattcactagTTCCACTCAATTACTGACACACCAGttcattcacactggggagaggccgttcacctgctcagactgtgggaagacattcactcagtcatctcaattgaaaaaacatcagcgagttcacagtggGTAGAAACTGTTCACCTTCCTCAGATTgtcagaagagattcactcagacaTCTCACCTAACGACACACCAGACTGTTTTCAGGAGTGA